The Mytilus edulis chromosome 5, xbMytEdul2.2, whole genome shotgun sequence genomic interval actttccgctataaagatgaagttctttcactaaataattcaaaattttgtgactatgttgaacgcatctatcccatcgaactagagataaaggatacgacagatacagttaagtcggcctcatatcttgacttacatctagaaattgacaataagggtcggttgaaaacaaaaatttacgacaaaagagataattgcagctttccaattgtgaactttccatttctaagtagaacattccagcagtacctgcatacagggtatatatctccgaattgatacgatatccccgtgcttgtatttcctattatgattttcttgatagagggttgctgctcacaaggaagctagagttccaaatggtgaggttgaaattatcccttcgtaaattttacggacgccatctcgagttggttgaccgttatggaataaccgtttcacaaattatatcggatatgttccttgcgtcgtaactacaatccccttccctttcatgaatgtgacctaccgaattagactatttactggatttgttataacataggcaacacgacaggtgccacatgttgagcaggatctgcgtacccttccggagcacttgagataaCCCCTAGGTTTtcggaggggttcgtgttgcttattctttcatttttagccaggcgttgtcagtttatttccgatttatgagtttgactccccttctggtatctttcgtctctcttttatagGACCTGCCTGCTGCTTCTGTCCTGAACAAATTGAATACTCTAGTTTTGAGGATTTCTCTTCCAATATTTGATAAAACTAAATGACTTATGGAAATTCTGAATGTAAAACGTTTAACCCTTCTGAATCATGGTATTTTTCGATTTTCAATTATATGAATCTCTGTTATTTTCTTCTAATCCAATCCACCTAAATATCCTTAATCGAATTCTTATTTAAGTCTTCGTATTTCATAAGCCcaatattgtttattctttattgaaaaaagttgaatCGAAGTGAAAATCACTTTAATGACAGTATATACAATAATGAAATAAGTTACCAGCACAATTAATAAATACTATCTGATTTTTGATAGCATCAAGTAAATATTTGTCAAGATAGAAATGCATCTACTACGACACGGTCGTCTTATActttattctttgatatttgatTCTGTGGTCCATCATATTTCTCACCTGCAAAAAGAGAAAATATCTAAGTTACTTACTGATAGTCTGATAAACCGAAAATGGCTAAatgaaatttccatttttttcccTTATTTTTGAAACATTAATGTTTGAGTATTCCATTCGTGTTTTTATATCTATCAGTGGAATAATAAAAGTTTTATAGACTGGATAATTTAGAACTTGTCATATCGTATAGACACCTGCCTATTGTAAAAGACTGTATGCTGCTTTCATTTGGCTATGTTTTCGTTTGGTCGCAATTGCATTGATAAATATACTTTATGTGTTATCCCACAGTTTTCAGAGACATAGGATTAGACTGCTCACTTGTCACCGCGCCAACGCCAATGGTTTTAATAAAGTATTCAATCGGACATTTACTTAATATACCTTCTTCTGTTTATAGCAAACAATGAAGAATATCtcacttggatttttttttatgatttattataatcaattcgataaaaaaaagttttaaactaAGTTTGAAAATACTACTAGTATTTACTTGCTCTTGTCGATAGTAGGATcatacaaattaaatatgttcGAAAGATCGAATTTATTTGTCCAGGTTTGAAATGATGTATCTCATCAACCAAATTTTAACGACATGTTGATTAGAGATCCCCCCTTCCTAAAAAATACAACTAGTTCGGAAATTAATCTGTTGTTTACAattctttttttcataataaGTTAATAAAGGTCACATCATTAGATTATTACTTACCCAACATTTCAGCTAGAATATTAAATCTATCTGAACCAAATAACATTTCCTTTTCACCATTTACATGAACAATCATGGTTGGTGCCCCAAATGCCtgcattataaatataaataacgtCAAAATGTCTTATAAGTAgtcaaataatgaggaaaaaaGTTTTCAATTGAAACAGTTCTTAAAATTGTTATTAAAGAGGCGACTAAGTTTAAATGCGATGATACGTTATAATATAACCTATACTGCTAGTAAATACCTCATCAACCATTGACGCATAACCTATACCGCTAGCAAATACCTCATCAACCATTGACACATAACCTATACCACTAGCAAATACCTTATCAACTATTGACGCAAAACCTATACCACTAGCAAATACCTCATCAACCTTTGATGCATAACCTAACCCACTAGCAAATACATCATCAACCATTGATGCATAACCTATACGGCTAGAAAATACCCCATCAACCATTGATGTATAACCTATACCGCTAACAAATACCTCATCAACCACCAACGCATAACCTATCCTGCTAGAAAATACCTCATCAACCATTAACGCATAACCTATACCACAAGCAAATACCTCATTAACCATCAATGCATAACCTATACTGCTAGTAAATACCTCATAAACCATTGACACATAACCTATACCACTAGCAAATACATCATCTACCATCAACGCATAACCTATACCGCTAGCAAATACCTCAAAAACAATTGACGCATAACCTTTACCACTAGTAAATACATCATCAACCATTGACGCATAACCAATACCGCTAACAAATACCTCATCAACCATTGACGTATAACCTATATCGCCAGAAAATACCCCATCAACCATTGACGTATAACCTATACCGCTAACAAAAACCTCATCAACCACCAACGCATACCCTATACCGCTAGCAAATACCTCATCAACCATTGACATATAACTTATACCACTAGCAAATACCTCATCATCCATTGACGCATAACCTTAACCGCTATCAAATACCTCATCAACCATTAACGCATAACCTATACCACAAGCAAATACCTCATAAACCAATGACACATAACCTATACCACTAGCAAATACCTCATCAACCATTGACGTATAACCTATACCGCCAGAAAATACCCCATCAACCATTGACGTATAACCTATACCGCTAACAAATACCTCATCAACCACCAACGCATACCCTATACCGCTAGCAAATACCTCATCAACCATTGACATATAACTTATACCACTAGCAAATACCTCATCATCCATTGACGCATAACCTTAACCGCTATCAAATACCTCATCAACCATTAACGCATAACCTATACCACAAGCAAATACCTCATAAACTAATGACACATAACCTATACCACTAGCAAATACCTCATCAACCATTGACGCATAACCTATACCGCTAGAAATATTCCATCAACCATTCACGTATAATCTATACCACTAGCAAATGCCTCATCAACCATCAACGCATAACCTATACCACAAGAAAATACTTCATCAACCATTGACACATAAACTTTACCGCTAGCAAACATCTCATCAACCATTGACGCATAACCTATACTGCTAGCAGATTACTCATCGACCATTGACGCATAACCTATACCACTATCAAATACATCATCAACCATCAACGCATAACCTATACCACAAGCAAATACCTCATCAACCATTGACGCATAACCTATACCGCTAGCAAATATCTCATCAACAATTGACGTATAACCTATACCACTAGCAAATACCTTATCAACCATTGACGCATAACCTATACCACTAGTAAATACCCCATCAACCATTGACGTATAACCTATACCACTAGAAAATATCCCATCAACCATTGACGTATAACCTATACCGCTAGCAAATACCTCATCAACCATTGACGCATCACCTATACGACTAGCAAATACCTCATCAACAATCATCAACCATTAACGCATAACATATACCACTAGCAAATACCTAATCAACAATCAACGCATAACTTATACTGCTAAAAATACCTCATCCACCATTAACGCATAAACTATACCACTAGCAAATACCTCATCAACCATCAACGCATAACCTAGACTGCTAGCAAATACCTCATCAACCATTGATTGTTAACCTATACCGCTAGCAAATACCTCATCAACCATTGACGCATAACCTATATCGCTAGCAAATACCTCACCAACCATTGACGCATAACCTTAACCACTAGCAAATAACTTATCAACCATTGACGCATTACCTATTCTACTAGCAAATACCTCATCAACCATTGACTCATAACCTATACCGCTAGCAAATACCTCATCAAACATTGACGCATCACCTATACCACTAACAAATACCTCACCAACCATTGACGCATAACCTATACCACTAGCAAATTTCTCATCAACAATCAACGCATTACCTATACTGCTAGAAAATACATCATCAACCATAAACGCATAACCTATACTACTAGCAAATACCTCATCAACCGTTGACGCATAAACTATACCGCTAGCATATACCTCATCAACCATTGACGCATAACCTATAACGCTAGCAAATACCTCATCAACCATTGACGCATAACCTACACCACTAGCAAATACCTCATCAACCGTTGACGCATAAGCTATATCACTAGAAAATACCCCATCAACCATTGACGTATAACCTATACCGCTAGCAAATACCTCATCAACCATTAAAGCATAACCTATACCACTAGAAAATACCTCATGAACCATTGACGTATAACCTATACCGCTAGCAAATACCTCATCAACCATTGACGCATAACCTATACCACTAGCAAATACCTCATCAACCATTGACTCATAACCTATACTGCTAGCAAATACCTCATCAACCATTGACGCATAACCTATACCGCTAGCAAATACCTCATCAACCATTGACGTATAACCTATCCGAATACCCAAAGACTCATATAAATTTAATGTGTAACATATCCAATAAGTAAATGCATCATCAACCATTAACGTATAATCTATCCAATTAGCCAACGCATTATCAGCCATATACGTTTAATAGAAATATACTCCATAATTTCGACATCTTACAAAACCACATAAGCCAATGCATCACCAGTCATTTACCTTCCCTACCTCCTTTTATTTATTAGCCCGACAAATCCTCATCAGCGTTTATACTTTCCCAATAAGCCAATCTTTCATCAGGCGTTTCATTTCCCATAAGCAAATGTCTCACTTGACATTTTTTTCCCCAGGGACCAATGTCCAATCAATCATTGACTTATTACCTATAAGCTTAACCGATGCCTCTTCATTTGTATAAGTATAACCTACCCCATTAGCCCGTGCTTCATCAGCAAAAGCTTGCAGTCTGTCAGCAACATCtttgtcttttgatctttttaatacttttttgaTGATGTCATCTTTCATTCCTGCCTTCTTTGCTGCCTGCAAAATGATTATAATTATagtcaaataaatatataacattatTCAAGTACGTTTTCAttcttaaaataataattaaactccTGTATCTAGCGTATACTTAGtttgttttaattcttttaaaagaCATTTGGGAAAACTTGACATCTTGTTTCCTATGTATTGTGTTAAATCTCAGTGCACtacattgaaaaatataaattgctattATGAAAGGTATATTTTTGAGTACCTTATAAGACTTAAGCATAAAGTTTGAAAGTTTCAAGGATGTTTAGTAAAAACGGACAAATCATTGAAAAAACGACAAAAACCAAAACCAGAGataaaaacaacaccaaaaagtACCAATCATTAAAACTACAAGGAGGTTCTACATTGATAATTAAGCAATTCCGATTAttacattttattgtgtaaaatttaagaaaatacctGTGTGAAATGTACATCTTCTGTTATTCCTTCGTCctgaaagtaaaacaaacataACATGTTATCGATCGAGTTTTAAGGTCTTGATTGCAGAAAAAGGCAAAATGGCACGcattatatatttcttaaatgttGGTTTACTTAAAATATTTATGTCACCTGAAATACTTTATATATTGGCGAAAGATCGAGTTAAAGTAATTAATTCCGCTAcagttaaaattcatttaaaaatccGACATAAGTGTCAGTTCTAAAACTGTACTGCTGTCAGCATGAGGAAAGCTTGTTGACGAAATTCCTTTGTGCATACTCCTTTCTACGGTATTTCAACCTATCGTGTAGTTTAATAGTTTAATCTTTTATTTTCGGACATATTAGAATAGGCCTTAAATTTATGTATTTCTGTCTTTACATTCATTATGACTAAAACAAATGTGTAGAAATAACCAGAATGAACAATTTAACATGAATGTTTGGAAAGTTTTGTAGATACACACGTTACATTTAATGAATAGATACACACGTtacatttaatgaatattttCTCTTACTCTGCTCCATACTCTCATCCAAAACTGGCGGGAAAGTTCCTCTGTGTATTCTGGGTAATCCATATCTACTGCAGTTACAAACAACATGGCTGACTTTGAACCTTTTTTAAATATCACCTCCTCCGGGTTCTAAAATAAATCTTAGTCTTTAATTGAcgtggttttctttttttttttaaagaaataaacccTATTGTTATAAATATTGGAAACTAAAACTACTAGtaaattataacacaaaaaataaaattttgtattgaCATCATTGATGACCTTATGCTGTTTATGTGTTGTTGGATACCATTCATGCAAATTCATGATTTAAAAAATCAGAAACCCTTTTTCAGAAATATGTTTAACATGAATTGATACAATTTTAGAAGGGGTTCTTTTTGCTTATTTTTCTCAATTATATGTTTGGACCTTTGTTTTGCACTCTCTGACCATCTATCTCTTTTCTGTAAAATATGTCGAGACCTCCATGTGTTGATCTACATTGTTATTAAATTTAATGTGCAATGTCTTATgataaataaaagttataaagcaaaacaggtacaaagttgaagagtatgaATGGTGAACGAAATACTATTTATTCACATAAAATGGTTTTCTTTACTTTTTACTTACAGAAGGAATTTTCATTGGTATTTGAGTGTGTTTTGCAAGTCTCATTAGATCTTTTCCTATGTATTGCATTTTGATTGGATTAACACCTGGAGGCTGATTATCTGCAAAGGAAGAAAAAATAGCCATTGTCGAACAGaattgaaatgtaaaaatagGTCCAGTCTTGCGACGAATATATAATGATTCATTGATTGTAATTGattaacgtccagcggcaaatgtttcatatattttcaagACAATCTAAAGATAATGTAACCAATACCAGTTCCAGGTATTGTTTAGGACTTAAATCGAAATCCAAAATGGCTGTAACTTACAGCCAAGTCATAATTAAATAAAGCCacttagtattatttttttagcGCAGTTAGTAGATAtctatattgttttattaaagtgcaacctgtaaaacacaataatacaaatatgaaacacatttTGTTGTAAGCCAGCCCCCATAGGCTTATGATGGACTAAATGGCTAAAGTTCTAATAAATATATGTTATGAGTATCAGACATCaattaaattatacaataaacaattagttaatttttttctcattaatGTTTGTGTTCTAATATTAGAAATGTTAGTGATAAATTTTGACACTATTTTAACAttatataataagtaaaaatttgaatttatccGGATCAGACATATAATCAAAATTACAGTTATATCTCTGACAGTCCATAAACATACTATTTCTCTGTAACAAATAGGAAGGGCAATGTTTACTATATCTTTATTTACCAAAGTCATAACAACTATAGacatacaacatataaactacaCAAGTATACATCGATAGCAGAAGGTAATGTGTTTAACATATTACATCATGTTAGATCTTAATGTAATACAAAGTGTTTTCGTCTTCTACGGTTCCTTTTCCGCAAACTTTACAAAGTCGTATATCAGCTTGGATGGTCCGGTACCGCCCTTTCTCGATTTCAATACTTGGAATACTTACTTGCTTTTATCTTCGTCTGTTGTTttaattggtaatcataccacatttcctttttATAATAGAAATCATAATATCAGTCATAAGTAAATAATGCAATAAAATTAGGTGCTTTGAGAGGAATTAACATTTTACTACTTCCCAAACCTCTGCAATTACCTGATGCTTTCATTATATCACCTAATGAGATAGGTTTCAATTTTAGGTCCATCTTCTTCCATTTAGATACATAACGTTCCAGAATCTATAAGTATACAAATAACAGTAGATTACACTTTAAACCTCCCAAAAATGTAGACGAGGCGTTCATAATAGCAGAAAATTCAATAGCAGACTTGGCTAtcattgttaaattttttatcaacaaatttCATAGACTCTGACCGATCAACTGCTGAATATTTTGTATAGGAAGCTGTTTATTGTGGAAGATCCGATATGTACATATTGATgtctttttttgatttttgagtATTTTTGGGTCAGTAGTCTAATGACGTATGCCTCATATCAGGAATTGAATCAAGATTGTTGAAATTTGAGGAGGGATTCCAAACATGAAATATATATGAACACATTGTCTATACATATTTCCAATGTTATGCCTTCTACGATACCACATCCGCAATCTGAAAACTATAGTTTCAATAGATCTGGAAAATATTGTTGTGCATGCAGGTTTCTTCAATTGTAACATAAATAGTTTAGAATAAAGTAAAcattaaaatttgatatattttttttaaaatatttttttctttcataactGATTCTTTTGTCTAAAATGAAAGCTAAAACAATCAATTTGAATTGCCCTTGGGAATTTTGTTATCACTTGTGAAGAAAACATCATTCCGGAGATGCAAAATAAACATAATCCTAACCGCTCAAATAAACAcatgtaaactcatcgaaccttttaACAAACtgataagtaagggttatcgtaccaatattgtaattagatctctgaatatagtttacattggcactaatatcgattttgtcattagcaaattaaaacataactaaattgtatcttcttttgaggcgggatgtatagagacacaaacacgtttttttttttatctctaaagaagtcgctcctcactatcctactacctgtcgatacatttattttttggcattgcacaagtcatgtcttctctgactgttcatgacgttaaaatactaaatccctgggatgtgttttagttgattttagtctctgacgcatgattttttttattattaattgtgtttggtttttaactagctgtcagtaactgcgagtactctcaaatcgtattttcttgttaaatggACCTGTTGATacttttaataatgtttttttgttattttatttaaatatggatcttgtctatataccagctttgattatttggaatatctactaattttcacttcttcgtactacatatgtatgaacatcaagattattctccttaaatctgtacagggaagttttagctagctctaattgtatagttttattgttgatattcaccccaatttgtatctagtgttaaattatgtatttatatgacataactttcttggtattcctaattatTGGTAGAATTTTATACACATGagtagtatacctaaaacgacaaagttatttttcatttacctgtagatattataaaaaccgttttttttcctaaagtgattattttcgaagggttaaatatttcgcggtggtgttttgccatggctttgtttggacttttttgtttgctttttggccttgtatgtttgtccctaatattttattaactatgcAATTGCactcaggtatcgcagatcaaatttattcgttcatagtgtgttaatttacgtttttttggttgagttaagccttccacttgatattttatcgtgtggttttctatgttgtgatgttatgctattgtttcagaaaaagggagaaggtttggtaccattaaaacgtttaatgcCGCTGCAactatttgcacctgtcctaagtcaggaatctgttgtacagtagttgtcgtttgtttatgtaatttatacgtgtttctcgttgtttctcgttttttatatagattagaccgttggttttcccgtttgaatggttttacactagttattctggggtcctttatagctttttgttcggtgtgagccaaggctccttgttgaaggccgtacattgacctataatggtttacttttataaattgttatttggatggagagttgtctcattggcactcacaccacatcttcctatatctatataaatgttttttttaggcAGACACTAACTATGACTTCAAATTATTGGACACTAACTTTGACTTCGAATATGAAGTTAGAtgtagtaataaaaaaaatagcacatatgtttatatattcatCTATAATACTTTAAAAATGCTATATTATAACGAGTAAGACCGTTAATTTCATAAGATGTTTTACAGTTACACTTTCGCAAAATTAATTGATACAAAAGAGAGGCAAACGACCGATACCAAAGGGACTTTCAACCAGATAAGTAggaaaattagaaagaaaaatatttaaattatcttcTTGTATAAAGATGTGTGTAATAAACCAAGTATCTCAGGAAATAACCTTGTATCTAGAAACAACAGATAGTTTGTTTACAATCTACATAGGATCGATTTTTTAATCGCACGTCTCGTCTTGGTAGCTTAGACATGACACGAAAactattttgtaaattttctttgtGAATTTAGAAACATTGTACTTTTCACCGGAAGTGTACCGGCTGAATTAATATAACTgaaatgttatttctttttttgtaaattttctttgtGAATTTAGAAACATTGTACTTTTCACCGGTAGTGGACCGGCTGAATTAATATAActgaaatgttatttttttatataaagtattAGTCCGCTTTAAGGTCAATAATAAGAACATACAGATTAACTTCAATAATACCTAGTTTtggtttaaaaacatttaaatcccAAGGTGGTGAAATGTTCTAAATTAAATactgaaatatgattttttaaatgattatacattacttcaaatttttatatgtatacTGTGTTAAACGTTGTTCTAAGAGATACACTTGATACAAGATCTGATTCATTCCGATTCATTTTGTTTGCTCAATTTTGTTTGAATCCAACGACATTGCATTTAAGCAATTTCTAAACATCAATGAATATGTCAAATGTTCAGAAAATCGCCATAATTGTATTAGAAACTCAAATGGTTGGTGCTCCCCTTTTTAATGCCTGACGTTAATGTTCTCAAATATGCATAAACCCAAATGTCCAAGGGAGATAGATTTTGAAATCCCAACAGAGCTTATAGTAAGGATAACTGTCGACTTATAGCTTAGCTTATATTAAGCTATAAATCGACAGTTATCCTCTGTATtcttgcaaaattaaaaaaaaaaaacattgtctgACTTTTTCACTATTATTTCACTTAAGCGTAAAAACCCCAAAATACTAACTCACCTCAAATCCAAACCATGAATATGGAGATAGTACATCGTAATACAATTCTACTGTTTTCTTGTCCGacattattgaaaatttaaatctAGTTTGTTATTTGGTACGTTTTCTCACTGTTAGCACAACTGGATAtctacattgtttatttttatagtatatGGTTTGGTAACGATCAATAATCCTGAAGTATAAGGTCAATATATAGTGTTTTGACCAGTCTTCATTTACCACAATAATGTTCTAATTCGTAAAATCAACTGAACATAAAACATTAGTCAATATAATTCATAATTATCACATGGGAATAGCCTCTTGCAAAATTCatgtgcattttttattcagataaTAAGTACAACTTATTCATTTTATCTCAGTTAAAATTGTTTGTCTCTAA includes:
- the LOC139522504 gene encoding glutathione S-transferase kappa 1-like, giving the protein MSDKKTVELYYDVLSPYSWFGFEILERYVSKWKKMDLKLKPISLGDIMKASDNQPPGVNPIKMQYIGKDLMRLAKHTQIPMKIPSNPEEVIFKKGSKSAMLFVTAVDMDYPEYTEELSRQFWMRVWSRDEGITEDVHFTQAAKKAGMKDDIIKKVLKRSKDKDVADRLQAFADEARANGAFGAPTMIVHVNGEKEMLFGSDRFNILAEMLGEKYDGPQNQISKNKV